TTTGTCAATGTTGAAAACTAGATAAGATCAATTAATTTCATACTATTGAACATGTATACAAATCCATTATATTGCATTTATGTTTATCATTGTTCATGGCAATAGCTTTACTTTTTGTATTTTCGGATGGTtcctttttatcatattttaaggcaacggttttttttatattttaggtgGGGCTTGAATAAATGTGATATGAAGCAACAATGAAATTATATACTTTCTCTATGATGACTTTAAAGTCTCTTATTTAAGATTCCCCAGATTCTACTGTTTCATCTGTTGATCTTCTACCTTGCAGCTCGAGCAAGAGAGGACACTGAGAAAATTGACCGTGATGTGAAGGAAAAGGCTGAGCGTCTTCATCACATCGCTACTGTATGTCAATCTAGAAGTTAAATTTTGGATCTCTGAAAGACAAAGGATATTTCTTTCTCTTGCTTCTAAATATTTGTTTGAATGCTTTACTTTGCTGCAGATCATAAAGGACAGAGctcaaaccaaattgaaaactGCTGCTGACAAGCATTGGAGTGATGGAGCCTTGGAGGTACCTGCCTCCTGTTCTCCTTCAGTGACTTCATTTATTCTTTATACAATGAATGCAACACTAAAAGTATAAATGCATCTTTCCTAGTGATGCATATCTGATATGTTTCTCCTTGATGGAATTTTTGGACACTTTTCCAGGCTGATTTGCGCCTTGCTGACTTCCGTGCCAAGCAACGTGCAATGGAAGATGCTCTAATGGCGTTGGAGGTGAGCTGACTGCCAATTCTTTCTTAATACGTAGCACTGATGTTTTGCAGATAAGGTTGTGAGATAACTTGTAAGATTATCTCATCATCATAGTTTTTCATGCCCAGCACCACATTACTTGCTTTGTTTTTCTAGTTACTGTAACTATCCAAATATAACTGAGTGTAAGATTTTACTATCCTGTGCCCCTTGGAAAGAATGATGAATTTATCTGTGTGGTCACAGTTTGTCAAAAATATCCATGACTTGATGGTGAGCAAGATGTACAAATTGTGAGTTCTTTTGTTGATGGCTTGTCTCCTTTGTATATTGATTTCCATCTTTCCCCTCATTATACAAAACCACTCATCCCTGAATCGCTATTTCCTGACGTGCTTTTGGCTATCAGCCCGCTGCGTAAGGAGGAAGGTTCACTAACTGCTAATGGCATACTGGGAAATATAATGCTTGAGAAAAATGGTAGGACACTGGACTTCTTCCCTGGAGAAGTATCAACAGATCGCATTACTGCTATTCAGGTCCTTTTTAATTGtcatcttattattttgatgcaacCATCCTCGTCAATTGTTTCAGTAATTGTAAATCTAATTTCATTTCATCTGATAAAAAACAGGAAGCTTACTGGAGTATGGCATCTGCGCTCTCTGAAGCTGATGGAATTGACTATACAGATCCTGAAGAGGTCTGAAACTGCACTGATGTTTCTTTATGATGAGGCAATAAATATGATTCTGGTTTCAATGTTTTCTTATTCACCTGTTTTTTCCTGTCTGGAGCAGCTCGAGTTGTTGGTTACAACTCTTATAGATCTTGATGCAATGGATGGTAAGGGTAGTGCATCGTTATTGGCAGAATGTTCAAATTCTCCAGATGTCAACACAAGGTAAGCTTCTTGAGATGCAATAACCCAATAAATACACTTTTTTCTACTCTCCAACTACATTTTACAGGAAGAAGCTTGTGTTTTTCTCTAGAAGAGGAATTTGTTACCCTCctttattttatgaattccCGACACTTGGATTCTTTTAGTAATAAAAGTTCTCAACGATTTCATCTTTGCCTGTAAGCTCTGAAATGTTTGATCACTGTCAGTAGTTGCAACTGCTGTGCGATCTTTTTCAGCAATGTAACCCTAGTTACTTGTTTTCCTAATTTATGACCTCGGTGCATAAGAATGTTCTTGTTGCATCTTCCCGTGGACACTGTTACAGTGTTCTAAACATTTATCCGCGTTCCTTAATGTCATAAGCGACAGTTATAATAGGTATTAGTTGTACATATATTGAGAGCCCCGGGTTACTGATCATGCTTCATCAGAATTTTGAAGGAAGTGAACAATGTTGACAGAGCATCAACATGGACACCTCTAAGACTTTGAAACCACTAACTTccataacaattataattcctGCATCTTCTTGCTTCCCTTCTCTCGTTTATAGTTCAATTAATTTTGTGGTGCAGACAAGCACTGGCCAATGCGTTGGCAGCAGCCCCATCCATGTGGACTCTTGGAAATGCAGGCATGGGAGCCTTACAGGtacttcaattttcttaaaaacaaaggCTAATTCATTTCTTAATGGCATTAATTTTCACTTACAATTCTCCTCGCAGAGACTGGCAGAAGATAAAAACCCAGCCATTGCCAATGCAGCATCCAAAACTATCCATGAGCTGAAGAAACAGTGGGAAATACAGGAAGGAGATAGTTGGAGGTTCATGATGAATCAAAAACCAGTTGAAGAAGTAGATAGCCAAGAAGACAATAACGATGCAGATACAGGTTGACAATACTCGGACACATATACTGTAGATATCTACATGTAGGCTTAAATAGTTGCAGGCTAACCCTTATCACCAGAAAGTGATGGGTGCTATTGCAATGTAAAAGGCTGTCTTGTTCTCTAACTGTGCCTTGTTTTTATCATGTCTAAGTTGTGCTTAACTTTTCATATTTCATATGCCTGATCTATGAGAATTCAAAGACGAAGTTGGTCTTAATCTGTAAAGGCAGTGCATGCTAACATGGAAAAATATGTATGGCCTCTGCCTAATATGATACGAATAATGCTAGAGATACTTGAATTGTTACTAACATAAAGTAATGAGCTACTTTAGTTGTTCTTAACCAGTTGTCCAATGTTACTGCTGCAAGAAATTAGTTATCCTTTCAATCTTTTCTATATTGAAGTCATGTCAGAGGTACACCATTGATCTCTCATGACATGAACTTGCGTGTAAGCATCAAAGGCAACGAGTCTTGGTTTCGAGACACTTCCgtgtaataaaaaacaaaaatgcatgtCTAGGCatgccaattaaaaaaaacaaaaaattggcatttcatttttattgttcaaGAGTTGTGTAAAAATCTAGTTTTATCCttgaagttttaaatttttatatatttcgtacttattatttaagaaatttatgtttaggttataaaatgtattttgtttgtatttggtTCTTGTGTGCAATGACTCTGAGagagaaattcattaaaaagtGCTGGTTAACCattacattaattataattttattgcgGTTTTAAAATGTGATATTACAAATATGTTGTATTtcataattgcaaaaaaaataattaataccaTGGTTTATAATATTGACACTTAAAAAAGTATCATGATTCTGAAATATAATATTACTGAAACGTTGTGTTTATAAAAACACGATATCatcaaactatgttattttatcaaaaaaaatattttatcctgttttatttatctttttatttttttttcatgctaattACACAATTTATCCGTACAagtttgattcttgaattgctCCTCTACTTGCCCTTTAAACAGACAagattaagttattttttatcgaGTTTTTAAGCATTCGTGGATAGGTGTATTGAAATTTCTTTCTCACCACCCCCTAAAATCTCGTATCATGAATAATACTCTTTACCATATATCATCTGGACCAAGGCTTGAAAAAGGACTTTGGAACCTGTTTCCTGTATGAACAATGAAGCTTACGCAACATCACAGTGCTAGGATTTGAGCATGCAAACTTGACAATCCAATTCTTATAAACATACAAGAAGCTCTATTGTGAAAGCAGCAAACACTGTACTGCTGCAAAAACTGAACTGCTGCAGATCTGGTGCATTCAAGTTCTAAATGCCAAGCAAACTATGAACATCCCGCATGCCAGTACCTTGCAAGATCCAAATGGATTGAAGTTAGGTGGAGGATCACCATTGGACCTTAATCATCTTATGGGCCTACTTGATTACATCACAAATTCAAATGACAACAGCTGATCTTCATCCTTATCCCATAAGAGGTAAATCAAGGCACCACCAAGCAGGGTACAAGAGGTCCATCACTGGACCTAAATTCCTTCAAGAAATGGCAAAAACACATGCAGGACCCTTCCCTCTtgttaataatagtaatttCTCTGCACTAATCCACTTCTGGACCTGTGCAATAAGGTTTGTGAacacaggaaaaagaaaagaaatcttcAAGGTCAAGTGTGTTTAGATTCCTTGATTAACAGTGCTTATGCTACTTAATTCCAGGAATCAACTTTTCAAAAAGTAAAGGAAAACAAAGGCACCAAAAAGCAAAAGCAAGGAAAGAGAGGGGCCAGATCCTACCATACCAATTACAGCTTTATTCACACAGAGGCTCTTTGGTCACCATCACAATGCCCTAATTTGATCCTCCCCCTCTCTTTTTCCACTCCCTTTTTCTTTCCTCCCATGATTCTGCCACTGTTTGACACCAATGTTTCATCATTCCGATTCCTCCTTtcactttttcttaaaaatagtATCCcaagtttttcttctctctttttttcccactTTCTGTAGAGTGCATGAACCTGAAATGTTCATTGATTTTGAAGTTGTAACTAGAACATCTCAGTTATACTTGACATCACAGCAGAGAATCTCATGCATGCTTATGAAAACATGGCAACCTTATCTACATGCAAAATTGTGAAGTTGTTTGATGTTGAGGTTTTTTGAGGTTAAATTTAGATAcaatttcagtttatttttatttttatttttggaaaagatATAGCATAGAATGAGAGATGCCTTTCTTTTTGTCAATCTTGTAATTTATGTACAAGAAATGAtatttaacccaaaaaaacaatatgaataattttaaagatattcTTAGTGAATTGTAATGTTAATGTGGGATCCAAATTCCAAtgatggattttttaaaaaaaaatttcttaagaaataGCTTTATTTGAAtgtgtatatataaaataaatttaatctcaaACTAAATCATTTGGTTAAACACTAAATGATTTCGTAATGAGGTATTTTGTggttattattctttatttatcacttcaatattttattaggaTAAAGTGGGTGAAtagtacaagaaaaaaaattattaaagagagaaggaaaaacaaccCCATGAAAAAAAAGCTATGTGGTTGAATTTCTCAGTGTTGTTTGCGCAGTTTTCCAttcacattttaaaataaaaaaaaaatattcaactactaaaataataataataataatagcaatatcAAATGCTAGAGAGAGCGTCTGTCGAACTGCGTCGTCGCAGGTGGGCCAATCCATTTCAAAAAACTTTGGCCCACCAGCTCAATTCATGAGGAGGAATGTGGGCCACACCTTCCGCGTGGTGtaatcaaaatcaattcaagTGGCCCCCCCATGGCCACTTTACAAGTGTTTGTTTATCCTAATTTATACTTTCTGAAAATGCGATTTACATGATTATGCCAAAACTGAAAAATGTATTTGTACACGGTACCTTCATGGTTTATAAAGATATTCGGGTTAATACTGAAGTAATTATGTATTTGTacgcaatattttttttattatcattttactaattgaattatttttttcaatttaatcccttaacatttaatttcaaactatttttatatcaaatttaatttcattttttttatatttcttttattttggagccttttttattgcattttgttttcaaaaacatCCCTAGCCAATTTGTAGATTTATAATtatgcttctttatttttttaaaggtttgcCTTCTATGGAGTTATTCTCAATTCATAATTAgagtttcaagttttaaaagttaatatgaGCTGAATTTGATATATCTTTtaggttcttttttaaaatttatttttttattgtttttatctttaaatatttgatttattaaaaattgattttgatgctcttttttttcacttttttgtaTGTTGGCTTATCTTAATCCTATACCTGTGGTCGCTAAGTTAACGAGTTAacaccaatatttttttcattgttttttttttttttccttttagaattaacattgatataatttaataattaaattttatgattaccTCAATATCACAACCAAGGTGCACATTTCACATGCTAACTTAGATAagctcgagttttttttttttttatatactatttttactttgttagtttatttattattgttatattttttaatttatattatttaaattaactaagattattaaacccaattaaattattaacccaatatcaaaaataatttgtttttttatgagcaCTTGCATCGccttatatctttttttagcaTTTGAAAAAAACTTTGGCCGACCTTAGCATAACGTGTGAGCTTATCTAGTTAATATACAAATGTAATGCAAGAGATTCATGAGTTTGAGATTTGATGTCAAGATTTTTAAAACCAGTtgtgataaattaaaatgatttattttggtagaaaataaaaaatatatggcaAGATTTTACCCAAGAGTTGAGTAAGCATCACCTTTGTTAGTGCCATAAACGTGACCTATGCTATTATTAGCTTTACAATTCATCATATTATAAGATATAATTACTTCACTGTTACtataagcaaaaaataaatcattctgAAAAAGCATCATTGCTTCTCTTCTCTGCACAGCTCAGCCTTTGTTGCCGTGTCTGAACAACAGAAACATTCTTCATCCCCTCCCTTTTTaacgtctctctctctccctcgcCACTGAGTGTAACAAAAGACAACAGCAGGAAACCATGGCAGGCAACAAGTTTGCAACCATGCTACAAAGAAACACACACAAACTCACTGTAATTCTAGTGTATGCAGTTCTTGAATGGATTTTGATCTTTCTCCTACTCCTCAACTCTTTATTCACTTATATGATAACCAGATTTGCCAAGTACTTTGGCCTTAAAAAGCCTTGCCCTTGGTGTTCCAGGATTGATCATCTGTTGGAGCCTGGAAAGAACACCAACTCTTGTAGAGATCTTGTGTGTGAGACTCATGCAACTGAGATTTCCAAACTGAGTTATTGTTCAAATCATCAAAAACTAGCTGAGACACAGAATATGTGCATGGACTGCTTGGCTTCTCGGCCAAACCACAGTGATCAGTCTGCTGGAATGACGAGGAGGATTGCTTTCTTTACTTGGGTGAgcaaggatgcaattgaaaatggTGAAAATATTGGGTTGTGTTCTTGCTGCAATGAGAACATAAACAGCAATGTCTACCCTCCTTATTTTCTGTTCAAGCCTTCCTGGGATTCTTTGAATTACAGCAAGAAAGGAGATTTGATCTTAGGAGAGATGGATGATGAAAAAATTGGAATTGACTGCAAGGACAAAAGCAAACCTGATAGCTTGGCACATTATACTGACCACGAAGACAACAATGAGATTGAAAGAGACGATGGAGAAGGACAACAGGATCATGAAGAGGCTGCTGATGAACATCAAATGCTATCTGATGGTGGAAGTTCTGGCCTCAAAGATGCAGTGGAGCACTGTTCACGGTCTGAAACAAACTTGCAATGTGATGAAAAGGAAGCTTATATTATGGAGCGTGACTCGTACGGTATGAATTCTATTCATCAAGGTTTTGATGACAGTATGATTGAATATTGTTTTGGAAAAGACGATTCCATTGAAACCATCCATCTGCATTTGGAGAGGAATCTAGGCTGTGACTTTAATCGTTTAATCCCTGTTGAATTGATTGATTCATCAACCACCGCAATTTACGAATCCTGCAACTTAAAGCAAGATCTTGCCGAGGAAACTCGTCAAAATGGAACAACTGATTCTGCATCGCATATCGAAATGAATAATGAAGAAAACACAAGTTACGCAGAAGTTGAAAGCGTGAATATAGCAATGGATTGCTGCGACAAATCTTTAGACTCGAATAGCACAGAGATGAAAAAAGATCCGGACAGCAAGGAACGCGAACAAGTTGGGTCTCTAGAAGAAGCTCATACATTATCCCTTAGTGGAAACAATGTGGATATGGTGGAAACCAAAGAGCCGGATGAGTTTCCAGGTATTGCATAACTATTCACTTATGGAAATCTCAgtcatttcatttcttttttccttgcttGTCTGATCTGCTTTTTTCTTGAACATTATTTGCTTAACCAACATTGTGCAATTATCTAATTTAAAAGCAGCTCATGAGGAAGAAAATAATGACTCCAACTTGTTGGCTGAGCAAAGAAAATCCAAGGACTTCGTAGAGCTCTCTGATTTTGCAATCAATAAACCACAAGATCAAGAATCAACAATATCGCCATGCGTGCAAGAAGATCACTCTTCTGTAAATGGCAATGAAGCAGAAAATCTCGATGCCCCTGAAAGTAATGAATTTGGTAAGCAGAACTCGATTTCTTACCTCCTCTAATAATGCTTGCTCAATTTAATTACAATGGTCGGCCAAATAAGGGGTACATCTATTGTGATTTTGCTACACTAGGTCCAAACAACAGAGAAACGACTACCATGGAAGAAAAAATGTTGTCAGCTGATAATAACCAAGAGAGTATAAATCATCATTTATCTTCGCATTTGGAGTCTACTGAAGCTGAGGAGGAAAAGTTTCCCGAGACACCTACTTCTGTTGACAGCGCTCACTACTTGCATAAGAAGCTTTTGATATTTGAGAAACGAGAGTCAGGGGCCGAGGAATCTTTAGATGGAAGTGTGGTAAGTGAGATGGATTCCGGTGATCCAGTTCTTTCGATTGAACAGCTGAAAACAGCACTTAAATCTGAAAGAAAAGCTTTTGGAGCATTGTATACAGAACTAGAGGAAGAGAGGAGTGCCTCTGCAATAGCTGCAAACCAGACAATGGCTATGATAAACAGGCTTCAAGAAGAGAAGGCAGCAATGCAAATGGAAGCATTGCAATACCAGAGGATGATGGAAGAACAGTCTGAATATGACCAGGAAGCCTTACAACTTCTAAACGAGCTCATGGtcaagagagaaaaggagaagcAAGAGCTTGAGAAAGAGTTGGAAGTCTATCGCAAG
This DNA window, taken from Populus alba chromosome 17, ASM523922v2, whole genome shotgun sequence, encodes the following:
- the LOC118028836 gene encoding senescence-associated protein AAF, chloroplastic isoform X3, translated to MPLPSLFRAQLGEKEDEHQLMSGRTIHSCHALAEACRFVYNDAKFVNERARNDIILLSRGISRLDARARKGVAILGSGFLKLDARAREDTEKIDRDVKEKAERLHHIATIIKDRAQTKLKTAADKHWSDGALEADLRLADFRAKQRAMEDALMALEFVKNIHDLMVSKMYKFPLRKEEGSLTANGILGNIMLEKNGRTLDFFPGEVSTDRITAIQEAYWSMASALSEADGIDYTDPEELELLVTTLIDLDAMDGKGSASLLAECSNSPDVNTRQALANALAAAPSMWTLGNAGMGALQRLAEDKNPAIANAASKTIHELKKQWEIQEGDSWRFMMNQKPVEEVDSQEDNNDADTG
- the LOC118028836 gene encoding senescence-associated protein AAF, chloroplastic isoform X2; amino-acid sequence: MALNASKVSSSPFVTQRKLTSTSHGIICSFSKSFQKNKLHPTHQGIELQQLSSKHLLTAKLAFSGESLQGIHGKPDSLRSSTLCQSTRTHKTEEKECTRPYGDSSDSSSGISRLDARARKGVAILGSGFLKLDARAREDTEKIDRDVKEKAERLHHIATIIKDRAQTKLKTAADKHWSDGALEADLRLADFRAKQRAMEDALMALEFVKNIHDLMVSKMYKFPLRKEEGSLTANGILGNIMLEKNGRTLDFFPGEVSTDRITAIQEAYWSMASALSEADGIDYTDPEELELLVTTLIDLDAMDGKGSASLLAECSNSPDVNTRQALANALAAAPSMWTLGNAGMGALQRLAEDKNPAIANAASKTIHELKKQWEIQEGDSWRFMMNQKPVEEVDSQEDNNDADTG
- the LOC118028836 gene encoding senescence-associated protein AAF, chloroplastic isoform X1, whose product is MALNASKVSSSPFVTQRKLTSTSHGIICSFSKSFQKNKLHPTHQGIELQQLSSKHLLTAKLAFSGESLQGIHGKPDSLRSSTLCQSTRTHKTEEKECTRPYGDSSDSSRAQLGEKEDEHQLMSGRTIHSCHALAEACRFVYNDAKFVNERARNDIILLSRGISRLDARARKGVAILGSGFLKLDARAREDTEKIDRDVKEKAERLHHIATIIKDRAQTKLKTAADKHWSDGALEADLRLADFRAKQRAMEDALMALEFVKNIHDLMVSKMYKFPLRKEEGSLTANGILGNIMLEKNGRTLDFFPGEVSTDRITAIQEAYWSMASALSEADGIDYTDPEELELLVTTLIDLDAMDGKGSASLLAECSNSPDVNTRQALANALAAAPSMWTLGNAGMGALQRLAEDKNPAIANAASKTIHELKKQWEIQEGDSWRFMMNQKPVEEVDSQEDNNDADTG
- the LOC118028833 gene encoding myosin-binding protein 3 isoform X1, translating into MAGNKFATMLQRNTHKLTVILVYAVLEWILIFLLLLNSLFTYMITRFAKYFGLKKPCPWCSRIDHLLEPGKNTNSCRDLVCETHATEISKLSYCSNHQKLAETQNMCMDCLASRPNHSDQSAGMTRRIAFFTWVSKDAIENGENIGLCSCCNENINSNVYPPYFLFKPSWDSLNYSKKGDLILGEMDDEKIGIDCKDKSKPDSLAHYTDHEDNNEIERDDGEGQQDHEEAADEHQMLSDGGSSGLKDAVEHCSRSETNLQCDEKEAYIMERDSYGMNSIHQGFDDSMIEYCFGKDDSIETIHLHLERNLGCDFNRLIPVELIDSSTTAIYESCNLKQDLAEETRQNGTTDSASHIEMNNEENTSYAEVESVNIAMDCCDKSLDSNSTEMKKDPDSKEREQVGSLEEAHTLSLSGNNVDMVETKEPDEFPAAHEEENNDSNLLAEQRKSKDFVELSDFAINKPQDQESTISPCVQEDHSSVNGNEAENLDAPESNEFGPNNRETTTMEEKMLSADNNQESINHHLSSHLESTEAEEEKFPETPTSVDSAHYLHKKLLIFEKRESGAEESLDGSVVSEMDSGDPVLSIEQLKTALKSERKAFGALYTELEEERSASAIAANQTMAMINRLQEEKAAMQMEALQYQRMMEEQSEYDQEALQLLNELMVKREKEKQELEKELEVYRKKVLDYEAKEKLRMMRRTKNESIRSRTSSATCSSAEDLDELSIDLNREAKDEDGSSSIENQEIGSNNTSSDDVVNLQEIALDYVKQISALDDPLAEFEEERLSILDQLKALEEKLRNLDANEYNDDMPSEEQSSKYTVRGFDEICEISTPEENGISNELSKNGDYPERKTVSSMAKNLLPLLDAANNETEEGFIFNENVESEFVRMENSLVPNFDLDRKKLVIEEEVDHVYERLQALEADREFLKHCMSSIQMGDKGTDLLQEILKHLRDLRAVELRVSNTSEEPLE
- the LOC118028833 gene encoding myosin-binding protein 3 isoform X2, with translation MAGNKFATMLQRNTHKLTVILVYAVLEWILIFLLLLNSLFTYMITRFAKYFGLKKPCPWCSRIDHLLEPGKNTNSCRDLVCETHATEISKLSYCSNHQKLAETQNMCMDCLASRPNHSDQSAGMTRRIAFFTWVSKDAIENGENIGLCSCCNENINSNVYPPYFLFKPSWDSLNYSKKGDLILGEMDDEKIGIDCKDKSKPDSLAHYTDHEDNNEIERDDGEGQQDHEEAADEHQMLSDGGSSGLKDAVEHCSRSETNLQCDEKEAYIMERDSYGMNSIHQGFDDSMIEYCFGKDDSIETIHLHLERNLGCDFNRLIPVELIDSSTTAIYESCNLKQDLAEETRQNGTTDSASHIEMNNEENTSYAEVESVNIAMDCCDKSLDSNSTEMKKDPDSKEREQVGSLEEAHTLSLSGNNVDMVETKEPDEFPAHEEENNDSNLLAEQRKSKDFVELSDFAINKPQDQESTISPCVQEDHSSVNGNEAENLDAPESNEFGPNNRETTTMEEKMLSADNNQESINHHLSSHLESTEAEEEKFPETPTSVDSAHYLHKKLLIFEKRESGAEESLDGSVVSEMDSGDPVLSIEQLKTALKSERKAFGALYTELEEERSASAIAANQTMAMINRLQEEKAAMQMEALQYQRMMEEQSEYDQEALQLLNELMVKREKEKQELEKELEVYRKKVLDYEAKEKLRMMRRTKNESIRSRTSSATCSSAEDLDELSIDLNREAKDEDGSSSIENQEIGSNNTSSDDVVNLQEIALDYVKQISALDDPLAEFEEERLSILDQLKALEEKLRNLDANEYNDDMPSEEQSSKYTVRGFDEICEISTPEENGISNELSKNGDYPERKTVSSMAKNLLPLLDAANNETEEGFIFNENVESEFVRMENSLVPNFDLDRKKLVIEEEVDHVYERLQALEADREFLKHCMSSIQMGDKGTDLLQEILKHLRDLRAVELRVSNTSEEPLE